In a single window of the Papaver somniferum cultivar HN1 chromosome 8, ASM357369v1, whole genome shotgun sequence genome:
- the LOC113305932 gene encoding uncharacterized protein LOC113305932 — MSDTSSTSGEEYSCLTERLLDFDDTSEDDMLNPCGMTRKLVTLVPVICAATMIDIKGPHGGSVPGRHFIHRDRIPRHRIIIHDYFKGEKSRYTTDHFRRRFRMDINLFLRILYDISQYDDYFTRKVNAVKMEGVSPLQKMVAVVKMLAYGCAADNLDEYVQIGENTAIECLKRFCDAIIGIYEEKYLRKPTETDIAMLLKEGEDRGFPEY, encoded by the coding sequence ATGTCTGACACTTCATCAACTAGTGGTGAGGAATATTCCTGCCTAACAGAACGGTTGTTAGATTTTGATGATACGAGCGAGGATGATATGTTGAACCCATGTGGAATGACTAGAAAACTTGTAACACTTGTCCCTGTCATATGCGCAGCAACAATGATAGACATTAAAGGACCTCATGGTGGCTCTGTTCCTGGAAGGCATTTCATTCACCGTGATAGAATTCCTCGCCATAGGATTATTATTCATGACTACTTTAAAGGGGAAAAATCAAGGTACACAACTGATCATTTTCGGCGTCGTTTTAGGATGGACATCAATCTTTTTCTTCGTATCTTATATGATATTAGTCAGTATGATGATTACTTCACTCGTAAGGTTAATGCTGTTAAAATGGAAGGAGTAAGCCCTTTGCAAAAGATGGTTGCAGTTGTTAAAATGCTTGCATATGGTTGCGCCGCTGATAACCTTGATGAATATGTTCAAATTGGCGAGAACACTGCAATTGAATGTCTCAAGCGTTTTTGCGATGCAATAATTGGTATCTATGAAGAAAAATATCTAAGGAAACCAACTGAAACTGATATTGCAATGTTGTTGAAGGAAGGTGAAGACCGTGGCTTTCCCGAATATTAA